ATGGTCGTCTTGTCTATCATCAGTATTATCAGTAGCATCCTTTATAGTCGCTGGTATCAACATAAACAATCGAGAAAGAGTGAAAAACATTGAAAAAACAGAAACAAAAAAGTCATTTATCACGCTTTTTAACCGTCTTCATTGCGGCCTGTCTCGTCGGATGTATCGTATACGTGCCGGTCGTGTTTCGTTTCATACATGACGGCATCATTTATAGTGGGAACGGCGATGGTTTTAAACAAATGATGCCTTTTCAACGCTTTTTGTATGAACATTTCTCCCATCTCCACTCACTTTATGACAGTGGTTTTGGACTTGGTGGCGATTATTTTACAGACCTCGCCTACTATTACACGACCTCACCGATGATGTATGTGAACTTCATTTTCGTAGGTCTCGGGCAATGGCTATTACATATCGATCCAAGTGACATTGAATTTTGGCCAAGCAACCAAATTTTCACGGCATATTTGCGATGTGTCATCACCTTTCTTGCCGCTTACGGTATGTTTCGTCAATTTAAACTCGAGCTCTTTTATCGATATTTAGGCGCTATCCTTTATGCCACTTCTACTGTGGTCTATTATTTCAATTTTACATGGTCGTTTTTTGGCGATATTTTAATTTACTTGCCCCTTTCCATTTGGGGAATTGAACGCTTTTTCAGAAGTCGTCGCATCGGATTATTCATTATCGCGATTGCTTTAACGTTATTTTCTAACTTTTACTTTAGTTATTATGAAGCGATTATTTTAACAGTGTACTTAATTTATCGCATGATTTGGCCGCATCGTGATGATCAAGTCGGTCGCTGGCAGAAATTGTATTTACTGATTCCAGCTGTGCTTTGTAGTTTGTGTATCGCGGCGTTAGGCTTTTTTACTGGGGTTCGGTCGTTTTTAAATAATGATCGGCAAACAAATGATGTCTTTATTTCACCGATTATCGATTTTTCTCAAAAGTACCATATCTTTACGAATGGTTTTTACATTACAGTGACGTTTATTGCGCTCATCGCACTGTTTTCGTTCAAACTGTATCGCCATTATCATTACAAAATGGTCGCGATTTTCACTTGGATTTTGTTAATCGGTTCGTTTTCACCCTATTTTGATAGTGCGTTTAACGGCTTTTCATTCCCACAGCGACGTTGGGTGTATATCCTTGCATTAACGACAAGTGCATTAATCGTATTATGGCTCAAATATTTGACCGAGTTGACTGTGCAATCATTTTTACAATCACTCATTCCGATTGCGGTACTGGCGATTGCAACAATATTCTTTTCAAGCGGTGCTATGTGGTGGATGCTCGTCAGTGTCATCATTTTAATCGTAGTGGCCTATCACATTTACCAACGTCGTCCGCTGACAGGTAAGATGCGCGGTGTCCTATTATTACTCTTTATCGTGCAACAATTTGTTTTATTACTGAACTATCATCACAACAATATCGCTCCGTATCAGTCAACCATGAACGATATGAAAGCGCCGAATTATCATAGTGCAGCTTTACAACAGCAGATCGATAAGATAAAGCATGACCAGTCACCGTTACAGCGCATTGATTACATGAGCACTTACGCTGTGAACTCGAGCATGATTTATGACTTTAATGGGGTCGCATTGTATTCTAGCATTTTCGATGGCAATATTTATGATTATTATGACCGTCAAATGCAAATCAACATGGAATATGACAGTAATAGTACATATCGTTTATTAGGCGATCGTGAAAACTTATATGCATTGTGGGGTGTGACGGACCGTATTAAAGATGCACCCGACCGTACAATGCCGTATGGAATGAAAAAAGTGCAAACGATTCGCGATGATAACTATGCTTGGACCCATTCACATCAAACAATCGATTATCCGAGCGCACATTTGACTTCACGTGTTTATGACGCCAAAGATTTAAAATCACCGCTAGATCGTGAACAAGCGATGTTGCAAGGTGTGGTACTCGATCATCAACAAGCCAATCAAACATTCCAAGCGAATCCAAACCTATTATCCAAAGCGACAGTGACACCACGAGATGCATCGATGAAAGGAAAAATTTTAACCGTTCACGCAAAAGACGGTGGCGTGACTATCGATTTACCTCAAAATGTGAAAGAACGGTATAAAGACTTTTACGTGGAGATGGATATCGAACTGTTGTCACCCAATCAACCGCACTATTTAAAGCTGGATGATTTTTACCAGCGTCGTACCAAACTCGACTATGCATATCGTCGTTTTGTCACACCGATAACCGTGCGTGTACCGGTTCGTGACACGATGCAACTGAAGTTAAAACAAGGCGATTACCGTTTTCAGCTGAAAGGCATATACGGCGAAGATTACAGTACGCTTAAACGAGCCGCTTCAGAAGTCGAACCCGTACAAATTGAGCAGGATCGCCGACACATCCATGCACATTTCAAATCAGACAAAGACCAATACCTTGTACTCCCGATACCTTACAGACAAGGTTTACACGCTGAAGTCAATGAAGAAGCAAGACCTGTGCTTCAAGGCAATGGCTTAATGACCGTTGTGCCTGTCGAAAAAGGTGATCGTGACGTGACCGTGACCTATACACTTCCTTATTGGCATATTTTAAGTTTTCTGACCGTTTTAGGCATTGTGGGGGCTATCATTTATCGTTGGTGGCTCCGTCGTACAACCCAATATTAATCGGATGCGCGATGCTTCCCCGACTGAGCATGCTAGAATTGAGCAGATTCACAAATTCTAGTCGCTGTTGAGTTAAGGCGAGGCATCGCTTTTATTTGTCATGCATATTCTATCGCCCATTCCAAATTCACCTAAAGATAATATTTTTATCGTATCGTTGTGGAATTTTATATATTTAAAGGTTAAAATGATGACATATGACAAATAAAATAGAGGCGGTGATTT
Above is a genomic segment from Staphylococcus delphini containing:
- a CDS encoding YfhO family protein codes for the protein MKKQKQKSHLSRFLTVFIAACLVGCIVYVPVVFRFIHDGIIYSGNGDGFKQMMPFQRFLYEHFSHLHSLYDSGFGLGGDYFTDLAYYYTTSPMMYVNFIFVGLGQWLLHIDPSDIEFWPSNQIFTAYLRCVITFLAAYGMFRQFKLELFYRYLGAILYATSTVVYYFNFTWSFFGDILIYLPLSIWGIERFFRSRRIGLFIIAIALTLFSNFYFSYYEAIILTVYLIYRMIWPHRDDQVGRWQKLYLLIPAVLCSLCIAALGFFTGVRSFLNNDRQTNDVFISPIIDFSQKYHIFTNGFYITVTFIALIALFSFKLYRHYHYKMVAIFTWILLIGSFSPYFDSAFNGFSFPQRRWVYILALTTSALIVLWLKYLTELTVQSFLQSLIPIAVLAIATIFFSSGAMWWMLVSVIILIVVAYHIYQRRPLTGKMRGVLLLLFIVQQFVLLLNYHHNNIAPYQSTMNDMKAPNYHSAALQQQIDKIKHDQSPLQRIDYMSTYAVNSSMIYDFNGVALYSSIFDGNIYDYYDRQMQINMEYDSNSTYRLLGDRENLYALWGVTDRIKDAPDRTMPYGMKKVQTIRDDNYAWTHSHQTIDYPSAHLTSRVYDAKDLKSPLDREQAMLQGVVLDHQQANQTFQANPNLLSKATVTPRDASMKGKILTVHAKDGGVTIDLPQNVKERYKDFYVEMDIELLSPNQPHYLKLDDFYQRRTKLDYAYRRFVTPITVRVPVRDTMQLKLKQGDYRFQLKGIYGEDYSTLKRAASEVEPVQIEQDRRHIHAHFKSDKDQYLVLPIPYRQGLHAEVNEEARPVLQGNGLMTVVPVEKGDRDVTVTYTLPYWHILSFLTVLGIVGAIIYRWWLRRTTQY